From the genome of Treponema peruense:
AATAACAGTGCCGACTGCTCGTTAAAAAAAGAAGAAATTGATTTTGACTTGATTGCTTCGTCAAAAATTCTTCATTACGGAACTCTTTCTATGACAAACGAGCCTGTAAATTCCGCAACAGAGGTAACGCTTGAATTTGCAAAAAAAAGCGACGTTTTACTTTCGTTTGATCCGAACCTCAGAATGATGCTTTGGGATAATGAATCTCACGCAAAAGAAAGAATTCTTTATGGAATAAGTATGTGCAATATTTTGAAGATTGCCGAAGAAGAACTTGAGTTTGTTACAGGAAAACCGCAGATTAAAGATGGAATTCTTGAATTAAGAAAAAAATTTAATATTCCGCTTATTACAGTTACAAGAGGCAAAAACGGCTGCGTCGGATTTTTTGATAACGGGAAAAGTTTGCTTGAAAAAGCTGTTCCGACTTTTACAAATGTCAAAACGATTGATACAACAGGTGCCGGCGACACATTCTGCGCATGTATTCTGCATGAAATTCTTCAAAACGGTTACAATGATTTTACAGAAGAACGCCTTGAACACATGCTTGTATTTGCCAACGCTGCTTCTTCTTTGATAACAACTAAAAAAGGTGCGCTTTGTGTTATGCCGAATAAAGAAGAAGTTGAAAAATTGATTCTCCAAAAATGAGAAAACTTCCTTAACCAAAAAATGTTTTATGGTATAGTTTTGTTATGGAAATTCGTACATTAAGATATTTTCTTGCCGTTGCGCGTGAAGAAGGAATTAACCGTGCTGCAGAAGTTTTAAATGTTACACAGCCAACTTTAGCCGCCAGATGCAGGACTTGGAAGAAAGCCTTGGTGTAAAACTTTTTATCCGCTGACCAAGAAAAATTACGCTTACAAACGAAGGTTTTTATTCCTCCGCCGTGCAGAAGAAATTCTTTCGCTTGTAGAATAAACTCAAAACGAACTTACAGAACAGGACGAATTTCTTGAAGGAAAAATTTCTTTTGGTTGCGGTGAATTGGCAGCTATGAAAATATTGCCTGAACTAATCAAAGATTTTAAGAATTTTCACCCGGCCGTAACTTACGATATTTTTACAGCAAATGCTGATGTAATAAAAGAACAAATGAAAAAAGGAATTATCGACATTGGAATTTTACTTGAACCGATTGATATAGAAAAATTTTCGTTTGTTCGATTTGAAAAATGTGAAGAATGGGTTGCTTTGATAAATGCAGATGATCCTTTGGCAAAAAAAGAATATATAACACCAAAAGATTTTGAAAACAAACCTTTAATTCTTCCACGCCGCTCTAATGTTCAAAACGAAATTCTTTCTTGGCTGGGTGAATATTTTGATGAAAAAAAATTAATGTTCACAAGTAGTTTTACTACAAACGGAGCATTAATGGTTCAGGCAGGGCTTGCTAGTTTTATTACAATCGGAAATTCAACTCCGTTTGAATATAATTCACCTTCTTCAAAAATTGTAAGTCGCCCGTTAAAACCAAAACTTACCGCAAACAGCGTAATTGCTTGGAAAAAAGGTCAGCCGCTTTCGCCGGCTGTCAGAAAATTTATTGAAATGTTCAGATTCAGTAAGTTTAACAGTCAGGAAAATGTTTGAATTTATTTATACCTTTAGGGCATGTCTTCTTATAAAAACAAAGTATTTTTCATAATCTGAATTTAGTGATAAATTCAGATTATGAAAGAACAAAGACCTGATTTAAGAATTCAAAATAAACCGCGCCACAAAAAAAATTACGCACGGCAAAAAGACTTTCATTTTTTAATAAAGTTCCACCCTTCTCTTGTCTGCATGAAATTGCGTTGAAAAAGATTTTTGGTTCTATGGGAGAAAACTGTTACATTCAGCCTCCGATTTACGTGAACATTGGCGATAACATTTTTATCGAGAACCGTGTTTCAATCAATCCGTATTTTAAATGTATGGCAGCAGGAAAAGTCACGATTGAAGATGATGTAAAAATTGCAATCGGTGTTTCTGTTTTGACAAACAAGCACGATTTTTATGATCGCTATGTTCTTACAATAAAAGATGTTCTGATTAAGAAAAATGCATGGATTGGAGCAGGTGCAATAATTCTTGCAGGCGTTACGATTGGGGAAAATGCAGTTGTAGGTGCCGGAAGTGTTGTAACTCATGATGTTAAAGACGGTGAAGTAGTTGCCGGAAATCCTGCAAGAGTTATAAGAACTCTTGATTTGAATAAATTTGAAAAAATTTGATTTCAATTTATTTCGCTCTTAAGCAAGGCCACATCATGACTATTATTCTTCGGTTCTAATCTATTAAGGACTTTCTTTTCCACCTCTTGTGTCCAATAAATTTTTAGTTTTTTTCTTGCACGAGTAATCGCAGTGTAAAAAATACTGTGAGTTATCAATTCATCAATCTCATCCGTTATAATAATTTTAACAGAATCATATTCCAATCCTTGTGCTTTGTGAATTGAAACAGCATATGCAATTTGAAACGGAACAATTGTTTTTGAAGCACCATCATCATCCTCATCTGTACTTTTGTTTTTATTAACTGCAAAGCGGATAATTGAATTGCCGTTTTCAGTACTTCCAATAATCTTAAAATCATAATCCTCCACATTTAGCTCAATAAGTGGTCTATCAATCTCTATATCAAATTGAATGCGCTCGGTTGGCTTGTCTTTATCCAAAGTTATAAAATCTAAAATTCGGGCTTTCATATTATTATGAATAATCGGCACTTGTTCTTTATTCTGACTAAAAAAATTATCAGCAGAATCATTAAACAGGATTGGATCACCAACTTTATATCGTTGTATCCCTCTCCATATCTCTTTGCCACTATTGTTTTCTTGCATAAAGTGATTAATATTATTAATTCCGTATAGTCCGCCATAATTCAGACAAAGAATTATTTCTTTGTCCTCGACAGAAGCAAAAATAGAAGGATCAAGGTTAGCTGAGAATTCACCACCTTGCAATCTATCAAGGACATCATCTTCCATTCTGCGTATATTATCCCATAATGCAAGTAGCTGCTTACTGTCACTTCTATATGGCTTAGTTAATTCACAAACTGCTGATTTCGGCAAAAAACTACGAACAGCATCAAACCAATTACCAAATTCAATAGCTTCTATCTGATAAGTGTCTCCAACTAAGACAAGTAGCTTGAATTTCGCAAGTTCAAGCAACTTTCTCATATTTTGATTACTAATAGTACTACATTCATCAATTATAAGAATGTCATAATCTCGTTTCAAATCCTTTGTATTTATAAACTTAGTAATCGTCATAAACTCACAATTTGATGATGCAGCAACTTTTCTCTTAAGATTATTCACCGCAGGATTTGTATGAGCTAAATAAATCCTAGAATAATTATTAAAAAGGTGCGAAACATGATTTATAAGAGTTGTTTTGCCGGTGCCTGCAGAACCATATATTACAGAAACCTGTGACTTGGTGAACATATTTATAAGTACTTTTCTCTTTTCGTCAGAATCAATTTGGTAATCTGTATTTTGAAGCCAATGATTCACCATATTAGAATAGTTTTCCACACCATTCATTGCCAAGCTTTTTATTCTTTGAATAATTGCAAGGGTATCATCTTTATAACTCTCAATAAAAATATGATCATTCTTTATTATTAACTTGCGAGCTTGTTGCTTTTCACTAGTATATAATTTCCTATTGTAGGTTTTAACGAGCATATCAACATCATTAATATCACCTAGCTTATACTTACTATCATTTTCACATTTTTCTAATGACGTAAAAAGAACTCCTTTCTGCTCTGTATTATTTTTAACCACCCATGCTAAAATCTCATGTTCACGTCCAGTAACATCAAGGCAATCAAATAAATCTGAAATGCTCGGTACGTGATGTTTCAAAGCGGAACAAAAAGGCATTGTATCAAAAGGAATACATTCATAAGCTAAATAAAGATGTGAAAGCTTAAAATTTCCTCCTACATATTCATACTTGCATTCTTGATAATTCCATTTTCAATGCTCTTTATACTGATCTTTAATAATTCTGTTCGTCATATGATGAAGCAAATACCGAAGAACATTGCAACCCGGTTTTTCATTTTTTATAATCGATCGACAAGTATCAAGTACATCAAAAAAATGTCGAGTGTTGCCTTTAGGTACTATTCTATCATGGACTTCTTGGTAAACCTCATCTGAAAACATAATAATTTCAGACAAACTTACTCCTGTTTCAGTTAAATATCGAGCAAAATTTCGCTGTTCTGATTGACCTGGAGTAAGTTCATTATTATCTATGAGTTTACTAAAATTTGAAAACTCGCATGGACGAATACTTACTTCCCAATCCACGATAATTCGAATCGGCATTTGTTTGTCAAACAAATCTATATAATTATCGGCAATGGCAAATTTAACCGCATAAAAATCTGTAATTTCAATATTAGTAAACGCAATTATACGGTCCGTTTTACTTGATCTATCATTTGCAGAAATAAAAGCAACTTCATAGTATATTTTATTGCCAAAAAAGAATGGTTTAATTGTATGAATATAGAAACGATCGAATCGGAAACCATTTCTAATAGGAGTTTTATATTGATCTACTTTTTGAGCAATTTTCTCATAATATTCTTTAAAACAATCATCAGCTTCTAATGGAAACTGTTCAAGATTGGAAAGCACGTCAATCGAATATTTTTCATGTAAAAAATTTTTTATACGAAGCAGGTATTCATAATATTTCAACATCAACCGTTCTGAATTCTCTTCTTCTAAAGTACGATGTGAAACTGATACTTGCAAAAAATGATGAAAGCGCGACAAATGACGTAAAGAACTCTCGTTTTTTACATATTTAACAGCTTTTTGAA
Proteins encoded in this window:
- a CDS encoding carbohydrate kinase family protein — its product is MKDKKFDVVALGELLIDFIQNGISQNGNWMLEANPGGAPCNVLAMLQKLGHKTSFIGKVGDDMFGNMLKERIAALGIGTENLVISKSEKTTLAFVRTAEDGDRSFSFYRNNSADCSLKKEEIDFDLIASSKILHYGTLSMTNEPVNSATEVTLEFAKKSDVLLSFDPNLRMMLWDNESHAKERILYGISMCNILKIAEEELEFVTGKPQIKDGILELRKKFNIPLITVTRGKNGCVGFFDNGKSLLEKAVPTFTNVKTIDTTGAGDTFCACILHEILQNGYNDFTEERLEHMLVFANAASSLITTKKGALCVMPNKEEVEKLILQK
- a CDS encoding LysR family transcriptional regulator; amino-acid sequence: MEIRTLRYFLAVAREEGINRAAEVLNVTQPTLAARCRTWKKALV
- a CDS encoding LysR family transcriptional regulator substrate-binding protein, whose protein sequence is MSFGCGELAAMKILPELIKDFKNFHPAVTYDIFTANADVIKEQMKKGIIDIGILLEPIDIEKFSFVRFEKCEEWVALINADDPLAKKEYITPKDFENKPLILPRRSNVQNEILSWLGEYFDEKKLMFTSSFTTNGALMVQAGLASFITIGNSTPFEYNSPSSKIVSRPLKPKLTANSVIAWKKGQPLSPAVRKFIEMFRFSKFNSQENV
- a CDS encoding acyltransferase, whose product is MAAGKVTIEDDVKIAIGVSVLTNKHDFYDRYVLTIKDVLIKKNAWIGAGAIILAGVTIGENAVVGAGSVVTHDVKDGEVVAGNPARVIRTLDLNKFEKI
- a CDS encoding ATP-dependent DNA helicase: MKHHVPSISDLFDCLDVTGREHEILAWVVKNNTEQKGVLFTSLEKCENDSKYKLGDINDVDMLVKTYNRKLYTSEKQQARKLIIKNDHIFIESYKDDTLAIIQRIKSLAMNGVENYSNMVNHWLQNTDYQIDSDEKRKVLINMFTKSQVSVIYGSAGTGKTTLINHVSHLFNNYSRIYLAHTNPAVNNLKRKVAASSNCEFMTITKFINTKDLKRDYDILIIDECSTISNQNMRKLLELAKFKLLVLVGDTYQIEAIEFGNWFDAVRSFLPKSAVCELTKPYRSDSKQLLALWDNIRRMEDDVLDRLQGGEFSANLDPSIFASVEDKEIILCLNYGGLYGINNINHFMQENNSGKEIWRGIQRYKVGDPILFNDSADNFFSQNKEQVPIIHNNMKARILDFITLDKDKPTERIQFDIEIDRPLIELNVEDYDFKIIGSTENGNSIIRFAVNKNKSTDEDDDGASKTIVPFQIAYAVSIHKAQGLEYDSVKIIITDEIDELITHSIFYTAITRARKKLKIYWTQEVEKKVLNRLEPKNNSHDVALLKSEIN